From Vitis vinifera cultivar Pinot Noir 40024 chromosome 5, ASM3070453v1, the proteins below share one genomic window:
- the LOC100265923 gene encoding crocetin glucosyltransferase, chloroplastic, producing the protein MQMQMQFETQVRFDHPLHRPNRSISTSSSSPTMTQPHFIVITYPAQGHINPSLQLAKRLIRAGAHVTFVTSTYAGERMAKTPTMDGLKFVTFPDGCDSGLKQSDALQGFMSELERLGSQALIGLLIASANEGRPVTCIIYGILIPWVAEVARSLHIPSALFWSQPVSVFNIYYYYFCGYGELIRKKVSDSSPSIELPGLPLLSSRDIPCFLLPSNANEYNFVLSAFQKHLEMLHRDTNPTVLINTFDALEPEALRAVSKFKSIGVGPLFPTAFLGGKDPSDTSFGGDLFRRSKDYIEWLNSKPESSVIYVSFGSLAVLSKQQSEEIARGLLDSGRPLLWVIRAKEKGEEEKEEDKLSCYAELEQQGMIVPWCSQVEVLSNPSLGCFVTHCGWNSTLESLASGVPVVAFPQWTDQSTNAKLAEDVWKTGVRVTVNQEGIVEADKIKRCLELVMGDGEEAKEMRRNANKWKDLAREAVMEGGSSDKNLKNFMDEFMQGY; encoded by the coding sequence ATGCAGATGCAGATGCAGTTCGAAACACAAGTCAGATTTGATCATCCTCTGCATAGACCCAACCGAAGTATCTCCACTTCATCTTCTTCCCCTACAATGACACAACCCCATTTCATTGTGATAACCTATCCGGCACAAGGCCACATCAACCCTTCTCTCCAACTGGCTAAGCGCCTCATACGTGCTGGTGCCCATGTCACATTCGTCACTAGCACCTATGCCGGTGAGCGCATGGCCAAAACCCCAACCATGGATGGGTTAAAATTTGTCACATTCCCGGATGGCTGCGACAGTGGCCTCAAGCAAAGCGATGCCCTCCAAGGCTTCATGTCTGAGCTTGAGCGTCTTGGCTCCCAAGCTCTTATCGGCCTCCTCATAGCCAGCGCTAATGAAGGTCGTCCCGTTACTTGCATAATCTACGGCATCCTGATTCCTTGGGTAGCAGAGGTGGCGCGTAGTCTTCACATCCCCTCCGCACTTTTTTGGAGTCAACCTGTCTCTGTTTTtaatatctattattattatttttgtggcTATGGAGAGCTCATTCGCAAGAAAGTCAGTGACTCCTCGCCTTCCATTGAATTACCAGGACTGCCCTTGCTCAGTAGCCGTGACATTCCCTGTTTCCTACTCCCCTCAAATGCAAATGAATACAACTTCGTCCTTTCAGCGTTTCAGAAGCACCTAGAGATGCTCCACCGTGATACCAACCCAACGGTACTGATAAACACTTTCGATGCATTGGAACCAGAGGCCCTAAGGGCCGTCAGTAAGTTTAAGTCGATTGGAGTTGGACCCTTGTTTCCAACCGCTTTCTTGGGTGGAAAAGATCCATCCGATACTTCATTTGGAGGTGATCTGTTCCGTCGTTCAAAGGATTATATTGAATGGCTGAACTCAAAGCCTGAATCTTCTGTCATTTATGTGTCATTCGGAAGCCTCGCGGTGTTATCAAAGCAACAATCAGAGGAGATTGCTCGTGGATTGCTGGACAGTGGCCGGCCTTTGCTGTGGGTCATAAGAGCCAAGGAGAAGGGAGaagaggagaaagaagaagataaactAAGTTGCTACGCAGAATTAGAACAACAAGGGATGATAGTACCATGGTGTTCTCAGGTTGAGGTTCTCTCAAATCCATCACTGGGTTGTTTCGTGACTCATTGTGGGTGGAATTCAACCTTGGAGAGCTTGGCTTCTGGGGTGCCAGTTGTGGCATTTCCTCAGTGGACCGACCAATCCACGAATGCAAAGCTAGCCGAAGACGTGTGGAAAACGGGTGTACGCGTGACCGTGAACCAAGAAGGAATAGTTGAAGCTGATAAGATTAAGAGGTGCCTGGAATTGGTCATGGGAGATGGAGAGGAGGCCAAAGAAATGAGAAGGAATGCGAACAAATGGAAGGATTTAGCAAGGGAGGCGGTAATGGAAGGTGGATCATCTGACAAGAACCTTAAGAATTTTATGGATGAGTTTATGCAAGGGTACTAG
- the LOC100855271 gene encoding phloretin 4'-O-glucosyltransferase produces MTQPHFIVITYPAQGHINPSLQLAKRLIRAGAHVTFVTSTYASERMTKTPTMDGLKFVTFPDGCDSGLKQSDALQGFMSELERLGSQALTDLLIASANEGRPVTCIIYGILIPWVAEVAHSLHIPSALFWSQPVSVFNIYYYYFCGYGEVIRKKVSDSSPSIELPGLPLLGSRDIPCFLLPSNANEYNFVLSAFQKHVEMLHRDTNPTVLINTFDALEPEALRAVSKFKSIGVGPLFPTAFLGGKDPSDTSFGGDLFRRSKDYIEWLNSKPESSVIYVSFGSLAVLSKQQSEEIARGLLDSGRPFLWVIRAKEKGEEEKEEDKLSCYAELEQQGMIVPWCSQVEVLSNPSLGCFVTHCGWNSTLESLASGVPVVAFPQWTDQSTNAKLAEDVWKTGVRVTVNQEGIVESDEIKRCLELVMGDGEEAKEMRRNAKKWKGLAREAVMEGGSSDKNLKNFMDEVIQGY; encoded by the coding sequence ATGACACAACCCCACTTCATTGTGATAACCTATCCCGCACAAGGCCACATCAACCCTTCTCTCCAACTGGCTAAGCGCCTCATACGTGCTGGTGCCCATGTCACATTCGTCACTAGCACCTATGCCAGTGAGCGCATGACCAAAACCCCCACCATGGATGGTTTAAAATTTGTCACATTCCCGGACGGCTGCGACAGTGGCCTCAAGCAAAGCGATGCCCTCCAAGGCTTCATGTCTGAGCTTGAGCGTCTTGGCTCCCAAGCTCTTACCGACCTCCTCATAGCCAGCGCTAATGAAGGTCGTCCCGTTACTTGCATAATCTACGGCATCCTGATTCCTTGGGTAGCAGAGGTGGCGCATAGTCTTCACATCCCCTCCGCACTTTTTTGGAGTCAACCTGTCTCTGTTTTtaatatctattattattatttttgtggcTATGGAGAGGTCATTCGCAAGAAAGTCAGTGACTCCTCGCCTTCCATTGAATTACCAGGACTGCCCTTGCTCGGTAGCCGTGACATTCCCTGTTTCCTACTCCCCTCAAATGCAAATGAATACAACTTTGTCCTTTCAGCGTTTCAGAAGCACGTAGAGATGCTCCACCGTGACACCAACCCAACGGTACTGATAAACACTTTCGATGCATTGGAACCAGAGGCCCTAAGGGCCGTCAGTAAGTTTAAGTCGATTGGAGTTGGACCCTTGTTTCCAACCGCTTTCTTGGGTGGAAAAGATCCATCCGATACTTCATTTGGAGGTGATCTGTTCCGTCGTTCAAAGGATTATATTGAATGGCTGAACTCAAAGCCTGAATCTTCTGTCATTTATGTGTCATTTGGAAGCCTCGCGGTGTTATCGAAGCAACAGTCAGAGGAGATTGCTCGTGGATTGCTGGACAGTGGCCGGCCTTTCCTGTGGGTCATAAGAGCCAAGGAGAAGGGAGaagaggagaaagaagaagataaactAAGTTGCTACGCAGAATTAGAACAACAAGGTATGATAGTACCATGGTGTTCTCAGGTTGAGGTTCTCTCAAATCCATCACTGGGTTGTTTCGTGACTCATTGTGGGTGGAATTCAACCTTGGAGAGCTTGGCTTCTGGGGTGCCAGTTGTGGCATTTCCTCAGTGGACCGACCAATCCACGAATGCAAAGCTAGCCGAAGACGTGTGGAAAACGGGTGTACGGGTGACCGTGAACCAAGAAGGAATAGTTGAAAGCGATGAGATTAAGAGGTGCTTGGAATTGGTCATGGGAGATGGAGAGGAGGCGAAAGAAATGAGAAGGAATGCAAAGAAATGGAAGGGTTTGGCAAGGGAGGCTGTGATGGAAGGTGGATCATCTGACAAGAATCTTAAGAATTTTATGGATGAGGTCATACAAGGTTACTAG